In Vitis riparia cultivar Riparia Gloire de Montpellier isolate 1030 chromosome 19, EGFV_Vit.rip_1.0, whole genome shotgun sequence, the following proteins share a genomic window:
- the LOC117908921 gene encoding cytochrome P450 716B1-like, with translation MSAFFTIFLFLLPIFLLLARRRSLPKGVPPGSLGLPLIGQSIGLLRAMRANTAEKWLEERIKKYGPISKLSLFGQPAVFIYGQAANKLVFASDGSTISNQQAKSNQMIMGDRNLLELSGEDHKRVRGAIVSFLKPESLKQYVGKMDAEVRKHLEMHWQGKQRVTVMPLMKTLTFNIICGLLFGVERGIRREKLVGRFQEMIEGIWSVPVNLPFTRYNRSLQASTKIQNMIKELMREKEVELEKGASPHQDFITCLLSIRGKNNEEVITEKEIVDNVLLVMVAGHDTSAVLITFLVRLLANDPDVYAAVLKEHEEIAKDKPSGEFLTWEDLAKMKYTWRVALETLRMVPPVFAGFRTVLKDIEFGGYLIPEGWKIFWATSMTHMDNSIFPEPTKFDPTRFENQASIPPYCFIPFGGGPRICPGIEFARIETLVTIHHLVTRFKWKLCHTDNFFGRNPTPAPTGGLPIEITSMNLK, from the exons ATGAGTGCCTTCTTCACAATCTTCTTGTTCCTCCTCCCCATCTTCCTTCTCCTGGCCAGGAGAAGGAGTTTACCAAAAGGGGTCCCTCCAGGTTCACTAGGACTGCCCTTAATAGGCCAAAGCATTGGCCTTCTCCGCGCCATGCGAGCCAACACTGCTGAAAAATGGCTTGAAGAGAGGATAAAGAAGTATGGTCCAATTTCAAAGTTGAGCCTCTTTGGCCAACCAGCTGTCTTTATTTATGGACAGGCTGCAAACAAGCTCGTATTCGCTAGTGATGGCAGCACGATCAGTAACCAGCAAGCAAAGTCTAATCAGATGATAATGGGTGATCGGAATTTGCTGGAGCTTAGTGGAGAAGATCATAAGCGTGTCAGGGGTGCTATTGTATCATTCTTAAAGCCAGAATCCTTGAAGCAGTATGTGGGAAAGATGGATGCAGAGGTCAGGAAGCATCTTGAGATGCATTGGCAAGGCAAGCAAAGGGTCACG GTAATGCCCCTGATGAAGACCCTCACCTTCAACATTATTTGTGGCCTTCTATTTGGGGTTGAGCGAGGAATCCGAAGGGAGAAACTTGTGGGCAGATTCCAGGAAATGATAGAAGGAATTTGGTCAGTTCCGGTTAACTTGCCTTTCACCCGCTACAACCGCAGTCTTCAGGCAAGCACAAAGATCCAAAACATGATAAAGGAACTCATGCGAGAGAAGGAGGTAGAACTTGAGAAGGGTGCGTCTCCTCATCAAGATTTCATCACCTGCTTGCTCAGCATTCGTGGCAAAAACAATGAAGAAGTAATTACAGAGAAGGAGATTGTGGATAATGTCCTGCTTGTCATGGTTGCCGGGCATGACACTTCCGCTGTTTTGATTACTTTCTTGGTGCGGCTTCTGGCTAATGATCCAGATGTCTATGCGGCTGTTCTGAAAG AACATGAGGAGATAGCAAAAGACAAGCCCTCAGGGGAGTTCCTAACATGGGAAGACCTGGCAAAGATGAAGTACACATGGAGAGTGGCACTGGAAACTCTGAGGATGGTTCCTCCGGTCTTTGCTGGGTTCAGGACTGTATTGAAAGACATTGAGTTTGGAGGATATCTTATCCCTGAAGGGTGGAAG ATATTCTGGGCGACAAGCATGACACACATGGACAATAGCATATTCCCGGAGCCAACAAAGTTTGATCCAACAAGATTTGAAAACCAAGCATCAATTCCACCGTACTGCTTCATTCCATTTGGAGGGGGCCCTCGGATATGTCCAGGAATTGAGTTTGCAAGGATTGAAACCCTTGTTACCATCCATCATCTGGTTACTCGGTTCAAGTGGAAGTTATGCCATACCGACAATTTTTTCGGCAGGAACCCGACGCCAGCACCAACTGGAGGACTACCTATTGAGATTACATCAATGAACCTAAAGTAG